A window of Fragaria vesca subsp. vesca linkage group LG7, FraVesHawaii_1.0, whole genome shotgun sequence contains these coding sequences:
- the LOC101296333 gene encoding probable calcium-binding protein CML25-like → MSCFRICLTALRRCTFSGCKSFRKKRRRSSNLDAPATAASSFAAMEVSNQFKQVFEVMDANGDGKISPVELSEVLCCLGYKNKSAAAKEAEGMVREMDCNGDGFIDLDEFMTAVSANDTKRSGNDGGDDLMDAFLIFDTDKNGKISAKELRRVLVSLGCERISLKECKQMIKGVDRNGDGVVDFEEFRLMMTRNV, encoded by the coding sequence ATGAGTTGTTTTAGGATTTGCTTGACGGCTCTCCGGCGGTGCACGTTTAGTGGATGCAAGAGCTTTCGAAAGAAGAGAAGAAGGTCTTCCAACTTGGATGCACCGGCGACTGCTGCATCGTCTTTTGCGGCCATGGAAGTGTCAAATCAGTTCAAGCAAGTGTTTGAGGTGATGGACGCGAACGGGGACGGGAAGATTTCTCCGGTGGAGCTCAGTGAAGTTCTCTGCTGCCTCGGGTACAAGAACAAGTCGGCGGCTGCGAAAGAAGCCGAAGGGATGGTGAGAGAGATGGACTGCAATGGAGACGGGTTCATTGACTTGGATGAGTTCATGACTGCTGTGAGTGCTAACGATACAAAGCGTAGTGGTAACGATGGGGGTGATGATCTCATGGATGCTTTTCTTATATTTGATACTGATAAGAATGGGAAGATTTCCGCCAAGGAGTTGAGGAGGGTGCTGGTCAGCCTTGGATGTGAGAGAATCAGTCTCAAAGAGTGTAAGCAAATGATCAAAGGGGTTGATAGGAATGGGGATGGGGTTGTGGATTTTGAAGAATTTAGGTTGATGATGACCAGAAATGTGTAA